From the Thermosynechococcus sp. genome, the window TGTGCTTTGGCGATTGGCCAGACCTCCTCATAGAGCTCTGCTATCCAGGCAGCTGCCGTTAGTTGCCGGCGATCGCGCCAGTGGGTCAACACCGCCTCAAGGCTACGTTTTGCAGCAAGCTGCTCATTCGCATCTGCCAGTTGTACCAAGGTCTCGCGATCGCCCCAGCGCAACGGATCCAGGTCAGGGGTGTCGAGCAATTGCAGCAGCCGCGCCTCTAGGAGAGCCGTAATGGCCAGTAGGGCAATGGGATCCGTCACCAAATCACAAATGCGCAGTTCCAGACGATTCAGATCGTAGGGCCGGCGATCGCCATTGGGACGCACAGCACTCCAGAGATGCCGCACATTTTGCATCGTGCCCTGTTGCAGTTGCGCCTCCGTCCACTCAATAAAGTGGGCATGGCTAGTAAATAGGGGCACTTGGGGTGGCGTTTTAGGAAAGATGGCCCAACGGGTGGAGTGATAGCCCGTAACCTGGCCATCGAGAAACGGTGAAGCAGCACTGAGGGCTAGAAACAGGGGTGCCTCTAACCGCACCAAGCGACAGGCACGCATCAACTCCTCTGGATCGCGCAAACCAATATTGATGTGGACACTGGCCGTCACCACCCGCGTGCCGTAGGTTTGCTCAATGTAGGTGTGATAAGGATTCTGGGGGTCAGAACGATAAAAGCGTTGAGTATCACCAAGACTCAGGGTGCTGCCCGGAACCAGCGTTAAGTCCCCCAAGGACTGCAGATAGGCCCGCAGCCGAAAGCGGGGGCGCAGCAAGTCACAGAGGGCTTGATCATAGAGATAGACAGGGGGCGTCGTAAATTCCACATTGCGGCTATCCGGTTCACGCACAAACCCCGGCAAGTCCCTCACAATGCGATCGGACAATCCCACAATCTTGCCTGTGGGTTTACCCGTATAGAGTTCAACCTCAAAGCCCTTTGACAGCATGGCAGCCCCTTAACTGAGTTGGCTGAGCGGGCAACCCCGCATAAATGGGGAGTTTTTAGATACTTAGTCACAATACCACGCTCTCGCCCTTGCCGCATACATGAACATTCCTGAAACTGCCACTGTAAGCATAACAATCTGATAGGATAGCCTGTAGTGCAAATTACACTGGCCAGTAGGAGTTTTCGCATGTTTGGTCAGCGGCGAGTCCAAGCAGATGTGCGTGTCGGGCGTCTCTTAGATCAATTGGGGATTCGTTACCAAGTGGATGAGGATGGCGATTACCGTGTTATTTTTGATCTAGGTAACGGGCGATCGCAACAAGCCTTTATTGACTCGCAGACCCAACAACTGGGCAGCTACGAGATTCGCGATGTCTGGTCAATTGGCTACATCTGTGACGGCTATCTTGACCAAGAGATAGCTAACTATCTCTTAATTGAAAATAGCACTAAGAAAATTGGCGCTTGGGAATTGCGCCCCCTTGCTGATAATAAATACATTGCTGTGTTCTGTAACAAAGTCGCCGCTGATTGTGATGCAGAAGCCCTCAATATGAGTATCCGTATCGTCTTACAGGTGGCTGACGAATTAGAAAAAATTCTTGAGGCGGGCGATCGCCTCTAGTTTTTAGTTGTTCTAAACCATCCTCAGCACTGATTGCCGCCTAGGGTGACGCCAGATGCGAGCTGCTGACTGATTCAAACCCCTCGCCGCCACAACTCAAGGGGGGTAAATCATTTCAAAAATAGAAAAAAGATTTTTTGTGGTATCCCTGCTGCCTATTCCGACTAACTGCGCCGGATAACACATTAGCTGCGATCGCTAGAGGCACACCCTAGCGGGTTGCAGTGGTCTCAATATTATGTACCAAATTAAAATATGTGCCAAATTAGCAGGAAAACTGAAGCAGCCAAAACCAATGCTCCTCGGAAGAAGGAACACGATTACACCAGCAATCAGCATATATTCATCGCCGTATTGAGCATTTCAAAAACCTACCCTTAGAGATGCTTTCAGAATCCTTTGTTCAAAATCTCAGTGACGAAGATCAGTTTTTTCTGCTCTTGGCCATGAAACAAGAAGAAAAGGATAAGCAGTGGGAGCATCCCGTTAGGACCGGTCTCGGAATTGCTGCGCCAGCGGGGGTCATCCTCCTGCTCTCTCAGCTCTTTTTTGGTAATCCCTCTTAATTTGAATGGGTTTGAATGGAGAAGCGCCATCAGGAAGAAAAAGCATGCACCACTCTTTTTAGGGGGAGCCTGTCCCTAAAACCCATCCTACCCCTACCTTGAGCGAAATAAAATGTGGTAGCATATCTGCTCTGGCATTATAGATAGTGTTTAGCTATGCCCAAGGTTCTGGTTTCCGATCCCATTGAACAGGTGGGGCTTGATTTGCTTGCCCAAGTGGCACAAGTAGATGTCAAAATCGGCCTCTCAGAGGAAGAACTGATCAAAATTATTCCCGACTACGATGCCCTCATGATTCGATCGGGAACCAAGGTCACGAAAGAGGTGATTGAGGCTGCCAACCAACTGAAAATTATTGGCCGGGCTGGGGTGGGTGTAGATAACGTTGATGTGCCTGCCGCCACTCGCAAAGGGATTATGGTGGTCAACTCTCCGGAGGGCAACACCATTGCTGCTGCGGAGCACACCTTAGCGATGATGCTCTCCCTTGCCCGTCATATTCCCGATGCCAATGCTGCGGTTAAAGCGGGCCAGTGGGATCGCAAACGCTTCACAGGGGTAGAAATTTACAAGAAAACCCTTGGCATTATTGGCTTGGGTAAAATTGGCTCCCATGTAGCCACGGTTGCCCGGGCCATGGGGATGAAACTCCTTGCCTATGACCCCTATCTTTCAACGGAGCGAGCTGAACAACTGGGCTGCCGCCTTGTGGAGTTGGATGTTCTCTTTGCGGAGTCAGACTTTATTACACTGCACTTGCCAAAGACTCCCGAAACGCAGCATCTGATCAACGCTAAAACTATTGCTAAGATGAAGCCCACGGCCCGCATTATTAACTGTGCGCGGGGCGGCATTATTGATGAGGCAGCCCTTGTGGAAGCGCTCAAGAGTGGTAGGCTGGCGGGGGCGGCCCTCGATGTCTTTGAAAATGAACCCCTTGAGGCCGATTCTCCCCTGCGGGGTCTGGGCATGGAAGCCATCTTGACTCCCCACTTGGGGGCGTCTACTGAGGAAGCACAGGTGAATGTGGCTATTGATGTCGCTGAGCAAATTCGCGATGTCCTCCTGGGATTGCCGGCGCGATCGGCAGTGAATATCCCCGGTCTGCGTCCAGAGGTCCTAGAAAAACTAGCGCCCTATATGCAGTTGGCGGAAACCCTTGGTAACTTGGTGGGGCAGTTGGCTGGTGGTCGGGTCGAGTCTCTGGAAGTCCGTTTGCAAGGAGAACTGGCCACTAATGACAGTCAGCCCATTGTGATTGCTGCGCTGAAGGGGTTGCTTTCCCCAGCCTTGCGGGAGCGGGTCAACTATGTGAATGCTGGGTTAGAAGCCAAGGAGCGGGGAATTCGCGTAGTTGAGACTCGCGATGAGTCGCAGCGCGACTATGCCGGCTCCCTGACGTTGATTGCCAAAAGCCCATCGGTGACGCGCTCGGTGTCTGGAGCTTTGCTCTCCCACAATGAATTGCGCATCACCAGTATTGATGACTTTCCCATTAGTGTGGCGCCAACCCGTTATATGCTGCTGACATTGCACCGCGATATGCCCGGCATTATCGGCAAGATTGGCACCCAGTTGGGGAGTTTCAATGTCAACATTGCCAGTATGCAGGTGGGACGCAAGATGGTGCGCGGCAATGCGGTGATGGTGATTAGCTTGGACGATCCCCTACCCGAAGGACTCTTGGAGGAAATCCTCAAGGTCCCCGGTATTCGGGATGCCTATATCGTGAATTTGTAGGCACGGTTGTGGTGCAGCGTTGGTGGGAAATTACCGTCACTTGCCAAGCTGAGGCGGAAGAGCTGGTCTATTGGCGCCTGCAATCCTTTGGCTGTCAAGGAACGGCAACTCAACTACAGCAGGGACGGGTGTTGATCCAAGGCTATGTGCCGCAGCAGCAGGTGACCTTACTGGATATTGCTGCCCTAGGGGTTTGGATTGAGCAGGATGTGGTGGCCCAGGGCTATCTCTCGCCAAAACTCCACTGGCAGTTGGTGAACGAGCAGGATTGGGCCCATAGTTGGCAAGCCTATTGGCACCCGATACCCGTGGGCGATCGCCTGCTGATTTGTCCCGCTTGGGAAATGCCGCCCCTCGATAACACACGCTTGGTCATCAAACTGGATCCCGGCATGGCCTTTGGCACAGGCACCCATGAAACCACCCAGCTTTGCCTTGAAGCCCTAGAGATGCAATTGGATCAGACCTTTGAGCCGCTGCCGCCCACGGTAATTGCTGATATTGGCTGTGGTAGTGGCATTCTGGCGATCGCCAGCCTCTCGCTGGGGGCACAAAAAGCCTATGCCGTGGACACCTCGGATCTTGCCGTCACCGCCACTCAACGGAATGCAGAACTGAATGGCATTGGAGCCGACCAGTTGATTGTCCGCCAAGGAAGTTGGGAGCAGGTTCTCGAACTCGTTGATGGGGTCGTCTGTAACATTTTGGCCTCTGTGATTATTGAGATTCTGCCCCACTTGCCCGCAATTGTGAAACCCAAGGGCTGGGGTATCTTTAGTGGCATTCTCTTGGATCAAGCAGATCGTGTTGCAGAACAACTGAAACAACAGGGCTGGAGCTTGGGGAGTGTCTGGCGACGGAACGAGTGGTGTTGTCTCAATGCTCGCTTTGAACGTTTGCCAGACTAAAGGGAGCTAGCTTTTCACCTTGGCCGCAGGTCGCAGCAAAGAATAGGAGGTCATCACTTCTTGATAACAGGCCTCTAGGCGATCCAAGTTGTGACTAAGGCTATAGCGCTGCAGCACTCGTTGACGGGCTTTGTCCCCCAGGAGGCGAATCATTTCCGGATGTTGATAAAAAATGGGCAGCAGCGCCTGCAACTGGGTTTTCACATACTGGGGATTCAAGACAATGCCGGCACCGGTGAGCACTTCACCATCAGCACCGACATCAGTGGCCAAGCAGGCCAAGCCACAGGCCATGGCCTCTAGGAGCGAAAGGGATAACCCCTCAATTTGCGAGGGCAGGATGAAGACATCACAGCCACGTAAAATTTGCAGCCGTTCTTGATCATTGATGATCGAGCCGAGCCAGAGAATATTTTGCTCCGGACCGTAATTCGCCATCAGTGAGGGCATCAGCGCCCCACCCCCCACCATCAGCAACTTACAATCCGAGGGCATTTCTGCTGCGCACCAAGCGCGCAGGAGCGCTTCAACATTTTTCTCAATGGCCATTCGCCCTTGGTAGACATAGAGGTAGCGCGCCTTAAAGTCCTCTTTGGCCGTAGAAGGTCCTGGGGTATATTTGCGCGTATCCACCCCATTGGGAATCACTCGCAGGGTCTCAGCACCGACCCCAAGACGAATCAGCAGTTCCTTTTGCGATTGGGAAAAGACAATTACGCGGTCATAGCGAGCTAAAAAGGGGGCATAGAGCTGGTAAGTCATCAAGGCGGTACCCGCCGTTAGGGTACGATACTTTTCGCTATAGGCAGGATGAAATGTGGCAACTAGGGGAATCTTTAACTCTTCGCAGATGTCAGGAAGAAAGAAATCGAGGGGAGACAGGGTCAATGAGGCGTGGACAATATCGGGTTTGAGTTTCTTGAGGGATTCAACCAGAACTTTGTTGGCTCGCAGGGAGGGCAGGGTATAGACTTGCGATTTATAGAGGCAAGGGAGCGTTACATCTGGCATCTCACCTTCGCGCTCAGCTTCCTGTTCATCCTCTTGGGCAAAATGCAGAAAGCTCACCTGATAACCGCGATCCAATAGGCCATTGGTAATTTCACGACTATAGGTGACATTGCCACAGGGGGGAGATTTTTTGCCAAGCCACGCGATATGTAAAGCCACAATTAGGGATTCCTTTTTATGCGTTGTCCATGGAGCCTATTTATAGAGCAGCGGTACCCACTTGATCAATGATGCGGATGGGACCATTGACATCGCCGCTGAGAAACTGCCGCAAATAGGGATTATCTGTTGTCTGAGCTTCCCTTTGGGTTCCCTCCCAATAAATGCGCCCTTGATAGAGCAGGATCAAGCGATCCCCCGTGTGTTCAATCGTACTGTTTTGGTGGGTCACGACAACGTAGGCATGACCCGTCTTCTCCTGTAATTCACGAATCAGATCCTCAATCACTGTCGAGGCAATGGGATCTAGCCCTGCCGTTGGCTCATCGTAAAGCAGGAGATAGGGATCATCATCGGGGTCTTCCGGATTATCGACAATGGCACGGGCAAAGCTGACTCGCTTGCGCATCCCCCCAGACAACTGCGCTGGGTAGAGGTCTTCGATGCCAGAGAGGCCGACCATCGCCAGTTTTTCACTGACAATTTCGCGGATGCGGGCTTCGGGCAAACGGGTGTGCTGGTACAAATAAAAGCCAACATTCTCAGCAACCGTGAGGGAGTCAAAGAGGGCAGATTGCTGAAAGACCATGCTCATGCGCAACCGGCACAGACCATCCTGGCGTAAGCCTTGGCGGCGTTGACCGGCCACATAAACTTCGCCCCGATCAGGAGCAAGTAACCCAGCAATAATTCGCAGAAGCGTTGACTTGCCAGTCCCAGAAGGTCCCAGAATCACAAGGGCATCCTGGGGATAAATCACTAAATCCACACCATTGAGGACAGGCTTATTGCCAAAGGCTTTGCAGACACCGCGCAGCTCTACCAATGGTTCGGCCATGTGACCCATCCCTTAGCCAAAGGCTTCTAGTTGTAAATCTTCGATGGCTTGCAGTCCCCGCGCATCCCCCAGCTTAAACAGCGCCGCCTTAGCATCTTCTTGGACGCCCATATCACTGTCTTGGAGGGCAGCAATCAGTTGATCAATGGCTTGGGTGTAAAGGGGCCCAAGGGGAATT encodes:
- the gshA gene encoding glutamate--cysteine ligase, giving the protein MLSKGFEVELYTGKPTGKIVGLSDRIVRDLPGFVREPDSRNVEFTTPPVYLYDQALCDLLRPRFRLRAYLQSLGDLTLVPGSTLSLGDTQRFYRSDPQNPYHTYIEQTYGTRVVTASVHINIGLRDPEELMRACRLVRLEAPLFLALSAASPFLDGQVTGYHSTRWAIFPKTPPQVPLFTSHAHFIEWTEAQLQQGTMQNVRHLWSAVRPNGDRRPYDLNRLELRICDLVTDPIALLAITALLEARLLQLLDTPDLDPLRWGDRETLVQLADANEQLAAKRSLEAVLTHWRDRRQLTAAAWIAELYEEVWPIAKAQGFSCFLAPIKKILRQGNTAQQWLAQYAAGQSIPEIMAAAVQEMAASEQEFADQVCQPVAAVRG
- the serA gene encoding phosphoglycerate dehydrogenase, with the translated sequence MPKVLVSDPIEQVGLDLLAQVAQVDVKIGLSEEELIKIIPDYDALMIRSGTKVTKEVIEAANQLKIIGRAGVGVDNVDVPAATRKGIMVVNSPEGNTIAAAEHTLAMMLSLARHIPDANAAVKAGQWDRKRFTGVEIYKKTLGIIGLGKIGSHVATVARAMGMKLLAYDPYLSTERAEQLGCRLVELDVLFAESDFITLHLPKTPETQHLINAKTIAKMKPTARIINCARGGIIDEAALVEALKSGRLAGAALDVFENEPLEADSPLRGLGMEAILTPHLGASTEEAQVNVAIDVAEQIRDVLLGLPARSAVNIPGLRPEVLEKLAPYMQLAETLGNLVGQLAGGRVESLEVRLQGELATNDSQPIVIAALKGLLSPALRERVNYVNAGLEAKERGIRVVETRDESQRDYAGSLTLIAKSPSVTRSVSGALLSHNELRITSIDDFPISVAPTRYMLLTLHRDMPGIIGKIGTQLGSFNVNIASMQVGRKMVRGNAVMVISLDDPLPEGLLEEILKVPGIRDAYIVNL
- the prmA gene encoding 50S ribosomal protein L11 methyltransferase; the encoded protein is MVQRWWEITVTCQAEAEELVYWRLQSFGCQGTATQLQQGRVLIQGYVPQQQVTLLDIAALGVWIEQDVVAQGYLSPKLHWQLVNEQDWAHSWQAYWHPIPVGDRLLICPAWEMPPLDNTRLVIKLDPGMAFGTGTHETTQLCLEALEMQLDQTFEPLPPTVIADIGCGSGILAIASLSLGAQKAYAVDTSDLAVTATQRNAELNGIGADQLIVRQGSWEQVLELVDGVVCNILASVIIEILPHLPAIVKPKGWGIFSGILLDQADRVAEQLKQQGWSLGSVWRRNEWCCLNARFERLPD
- a CDS encoding glycosyltransferase family 4 protein encodes the protein MALHIAWLGKKSPPCGNVTYSREITNGLLDRGYQVSFLHFAQEDEQEAEREGEMPDVTLPCLYKSQVYTLPSLRANKVLVESLKKLKPDIVHASLTLSPLDFFLPDICEELKIPLVATFHPAYSEKYRTLTAGTALMTYQLYAPFLARYDRVIVFSQSQKELLIRLGVGAETLRVIPNGVDTRKYTPGPSTAKEDFKARYLYVYQGRMAIEKNVEALLRAWCAAEMPSDCKLLMVGGGALMPSLMANYGPEQNILWLGSIINDQERLQILRGCDVFILPSQIEGLSLSLLEAMACGLACLATDVGADGEVLTGAGIVLNPQYVKTQLQALLPIFYQHPEMIRLLGDKARQRVLQRYSLSHNLDRLEACYQEVMTSYSLLRPAAKVKS
- a CDS encoding ABC transporter ATP-binding protein, which encodes MAEPLVELRGVCKAFGNKPVLNGVDLVIYPQDALVILGPSGTGKSTLLRIIAGLLAPDRGEVYVAGQRRQGLRQDGLCRLRMSMVFQQSALFDSLTVAENVGFYLYQHTRLPEARIREIVSEKLAMVGLSGIEDLYPAQLSGGMRKRVSFARAIVDNPEDPDDDPYLLLYDEPTAGLDPIASTVIEDLIRELQEKTGHAYVVVTHQNSTIEHTGDRLILLYQGRIYWEGTQREAQTTDNPYLRQFLSGDVNGPIRIIDQVGTAAL